A genomic window from Bubalus bubalis isolate 160015118507 breed Murrah chromosome 13, NDDB_SH_1, whole genome shotgun sequence includes:
- the PCDH8 gene encoding protocadherin-8 isoform X1, producing the protein MSPARRGGSPCLFPLQLFSLCWVLSVAQSKTVRYSTFEEDAPGTVIGTLAEDLHMKVSGDTSFRLMKQFNSSLIRVREGDGQLTVGDAGLDRERLCGQAPQCVLAFDVVSFSQEQFRLVHVEVSVRDINDHAPRFPRAQIPVEVSEGAAVGTRIPLEVPVDEDVGANGLQSVRLAEPHSPFRVELQTRADGAQCADLVLLQELDRESQATYSLGLVAQDGGRPPRSATAALSVRVLDANDHSPAFPQGAVAEVELAEDAPVGSLLLDLDAADPDEGPNGDVVFAFGARTPPEARRLFRLDPRSGRLTLAGPVDYERQDTYELDVRAQDRGPGPRAATCKVIVRLRDVNDNAPDISITPLAAPGAPAASPFPAAAAALGGAEATSSTGPGTPEAGAVSLVPEGAARESLVALVSTSDRDSGANGQVRCALYGHEHFRLQPAYAGSYLVVTAASLDRERISEYNLTLVAEDRGAPPLRTVRPYTVRVGDENDNAPLFTRPVYEVSVRENNPPGAYLATVAARDPDLGRNGQVTYRLLEAEVGRAGGAVSTYVSVDPATGAIYALRSFDYETLRQLDVRIQASDGGSPQLSSSALVQVRVLDQNDHAPILVHPAPANGSLEVAVPGRTAKDTAVARVQARDADEGANGELAFDLLQQEPREAFAIGRRTGEIVLTGDLSQEPPGRVFRALLVISDGGRPPLSTTATVSFVVTAGGGRGLASPAGAGNPERSRPPGSRLATSGPALQWDTPLIIIIVLAGSCTLLLAAIIAIATTCNRRKKEVRKGGPRREERPGAAGGVASAPGSPEEAARGAGPRPNMFDVLTFPGSGKAPFGSPAADAPPPAVAAAAEVPGSEGGGATGESACHFEGQQRLRGAHAEPYGASPGFGKEPAPPVAVWKGHSFNTISGREAEKFSGKDSGKGDSDFNDSDSDISGDALKKDLINHMQSGLWACTAECKILGHSDRCWSPSCAGGPSTHASTHPPAQMSTFCKSTSLPRDPLRRDSYYQAQLPKTVGLQSVYEKVLHRDYDRTATLLSPPRPGRLPDLQEIGVPLYQSPPGRYLSPKKEANENV; encoded by the exons ATGAGTCCAGCCAGGCGCGGGGGCAGCCCCTGCCTTTTCCCCTTGCAGCTCTTCAGCCTCTGCTGGGTGCTCTCGGTGGCCCAGAGCAAGACTGTGAGATACAGCACCTTCGAGGAGGATGCCCCCGGCACGGTCATCGGGACCCTGGCCGAAGACCTGCATATGAAAGTGTCCGGAGACACAAGCTTCCGCCTGATGAAGCAGTTCAACAGCTCGCTGATCCGAGTGCGCGAGGGCGACGGGCAGCTGACCGTCGGGGACGCGGGCCTGGACCGAGAGCGGCTGTGCGGCCAGGCCCCTCAGTGCGTGCTGGCCTTCGACGTGGTCAGCTTCTCCCAGGAGCAGTTCCGGCTGGTGCACGTGGAGGTGTCGGTGAGGGACATCAACGACCATGCTCCGCGCTTCCCCCGGGCCCAGATTCCCGTGGAGGTGTCCGAGGGCGCGGCTGTGGGCACGCGCATCCCCCTGGAGGTGCCCGTGGACGAGGACGTGGGCGCCAACGGGCTGCAAAGCGTGCGCCTGGCAGAGCCCCACAGCCCCTTCCGCGTGGAGCTGCAGACGCGCGCGGACGGTGCCCAGTGCGCCGACTTGGTGCTGCTGCAGGAGCTGGACCGCGAGAGCCAGGCCACTTACAGCCTGGGGCTGGTGGCCCAGGACGGCGGCCGCCCGCCGCGCTCCGCCACGGCCGCCCTCAGCGTGCGCGTGCTGGACGCCAACGACCACAGCCCGGCCTTCCCGCAGGGTGCCGTGGCGGAAGTGGAGCTGGCTGAGGACGCGCCGGTGGGCTCGCTCCTGCTAGACCTGGACGCGGCGGACCCCGACGAGGGCCCCAACGGCGACGTGGTGTTCGCCTTCGGGGCCCGCACCCCGCCCGAGGCGCGCCGCCTCTTCCGCCTGGACCCGCGCTCCGGCCGCCTCACCCTGGCGGGGCCCGTGGACTACGAGCGCCAGGACACTTACGAACTGGACGTGCGGGCGCAGGACCGCGGCCCCGGGCCCCGCGCCGCCACCTGCAAGGTTATCGTGCGCCTGCGCGACGTCAATGACAACGCTCCGGACATCTCCATCACCCCGCTGGCCGCCCCGGGCGCGCCTGCTGCCTCGCCcttccccgccgccgccgccgctcttGGGGGAGCGGAGGCCACCTCGTCGACCGGGCCTGGGACGCCGGAGGCGGGCGCCGTCTCGCTGGTGCCGGAGGGGGCGGCGCGCGAGAGCCTGGTGGCGCTGGTCAGCACCTCGGACAGGGACTCGGGAGCCAACGGGCAGGTGCGTTGCGCCCTCTACGGGCACGAGCACTTCCGGCTGCAGCCGGCCTACGCAGGCAGCTACCTGGTGGTGACCGCGGCGTCCCTGGACCGCGAGCGCATCTCCGAGTACAACCTGACGCTGGTGGCCGAGGACCGCGGCGCGCCCCCGCTGCGCACAGTGCGGCCCTACACGGTGCGCGTGGGCGACGAGAACGACAACGCGCCGCTCTTCACACGGCCAGTCTATGAGGTGTCAGTGCGCGAGAACAACCCGCCCGGGGCCTACTTGGCCACGGTGGCCGCCAGGGACCCGGACCTGGGCCGCAACGGCCAGGTCACCTACCGGCTGCTGGAGGCCGAGGTGGGCCGGGCTGGGGGCGCCGTGTCCACCTACGTCTCCGTGGACCCAGCGACAGGGGCCATCTACGCGCTGCGCAGCTTCGACTACGAGACGCTTCGCCAGCTCGACGTGCGCATCCAGGCGAGCGACGGGGGCTCCCCTCAGCTCTCCAGCAGTGCCCTGGTGCAAGTGCGGGTGCTGGACCAGAACGACCACGCCCCGATCCTGGTGCACCCGGCGCCCGCCAACGGTTCCCTGGAAGTGGCGGTCCCCGGGCGCACAGCGAAGGACACGGCGGTGGCGCGCGTGCAGGCCCGGGACGCAGACGAGGGTGCCAACGGGGAGCTGGCTTTCGACCTGCTGCAGCAGGAGCCGCGAGAAGCCTTCGCCATCGGCCGCCGCACCGGGGAGATCGTGCTCACCGGCGACCTCTCTCAGGAGCCGCCCGGCCGAGTCTTCCGGGCGCTGCTGGTCATATCCGACGGCGGTCGCCCCCCACTCTCCACCACCGCCACCGTCAGCTTCGTGGTGACGGCGGGCGGCGGACGCGGGCTGGCGTCGCCGGCAGGCGCGGGGAACCCGGAGCGCTCTCGCCCGCCCGGCTCGCGGCTCGCGACGTCGGGGCCGGCGCTGCAGTGGGACACGCCGCTGATCATCATCATCGTGCTGGCCGGGAGCTGCACGTTGCTGCTGGCCGCCATCATCGCCATCGCCACCACCTGCAACCGCCGCAAGAAGGAGGTGCGCAAAGGGGGGCCCCGCCGGGAAGAGCGGCCCGGGGCGGCGGGCGGCGTAGCCTCGGCTCCCGGCTCCCCGGAGGAGGCCGCTCGGGGAGCCGGGCCCAGGCCCAACATGTTCGACGTGCTCACCTTCCCTGGCAGCGGCAAAGCGCCCTTTGGCAGCCCCGCGGCCGACGCGCCCCCGCCCGCGGTCGCCGCCGCGGCCGAAGTGCCGGGCTCGGAGGGCGGCGGTGCCACCGGGGAAAGCGCCTGTCACTTCGAGGGGCAGCAGCGGCTCCGCGGCGCGCACGCCGAG CCCTACGGCGCCTCCCCCGGCTTCGGCAAGGAGCCGGCGCCCCCTGTGGCTGTCTGGAAGGGACATTCCTTCAACACCATCTCCGGCCGGGAAGCGGAGAAGTTCAGCGGCAAAGACAGCGGGAAAGGGGACAGTGATTTCAACGACAGCGATTCCGACATCAGCGGGGACGCTCTGAAGAAGGACCTCATCAACCACATGCAGAGCG GCTTGTGGGCCTGCACCGCGGAGTGTAAGATCCTGGGCCACTCTGACCGCTGCTGGAGCCCCTCCTGCGCTGGAGGGCCCAGTACACACGCCTCGACTCACCCCCCAGCCCAGATGTCAACCTTCTGCAAGAGCACGTCCCTGCCCCGGGATCCTCTGCGCAGAGACAGTTACTACC
- the PCDH8 gene encoding protocadherin-8 isoform X2 has translation MSPARRGGSPCLFPLQLFSLCWVLSVAQSKTVRYSTFEEDAPGTVIGTLAEDLHMKVSGDTSFRLMKQFNSSLIRVREGDGQLTVGDAGLDRERLCGQAPQCVLAFDVVSFSQEQFRLVHVEVSVRDINDHAPRFPRAQIPVEVSEGAAVGTRIPLEVPVDEDVGANGLQSVRLAEPHSPFRVELQTRADGAQCADLVLLQELDRESQATYSLGLVAQDGGRPPRSATAALSVRVLDANDHSPAFPQGAVAEVELAEDAPVGSLLLDLDAADPDEGPNGDVVFAFGARTPPEARRLFRLDPRSGRLTLAGPVDYERQDTYELDVRAQDRGPGPRAATCKVIVRLRDVNDNAPDISITPLAAPGAPAASPFPAAAAALGGAEATSSTGPGTPEAGAVSLVPEGAARESLVALVSTSDRDSGANGQVRCALYGHEHFRLQPAYAGSYLVVTAASLDRERISEYNLTLVAEDRGAPPLRTVRPYTVRVGDENDNAPLFTRPVYEVSVRENNPPGAYLATVAARDPDLGRNGQVTYRLLEAEVGRAGGAVSTYVSVDPATGAIYALRSFDYETLRQLDVRIQASDGGSPQLSSSALVQVRVLDQNDHAPILVHPAPANGSLEVAVPGRTAKDTAVARVQARDADEGANGELAFDLLQQEPREAFAIGRRTGEIVLTGDLSQEPPGRVFRALLVISDGGRPPLSTTATVSFVVTAGGGRGLASPAGAGNPERSRPPGSRLATSGPALQWDTPLIIIIVLAGSCTLLLAAIIAIATTCNRRKKEPYGASPGFGKEPAPPVAVWKGHSFNTISGREAEKFSGKDSGKGDSDFNDSDSDISGDALKKDLINHMQSGLWACTAECKILGHSDRCWSPSCAGGPSTHASTHPPAQMSTFCKSTSLPRDPLRRDSYYQAQLPKTVGLQSVYEKVLHRDYDRTATLLSPPRPGRLPDLQEIGVPLYQSPPGRYLSPKKEANENV, from the exons ATGAGTCCAGCCAGGCGCGGGGGCAGCCCCTGCCTTTTCCCCTTGCAGCTCTTCAGCCTCTGCTGGGTGCTCTCGGTGGCCCAGAGCAAGACTGTGAGATACAGCACCTTCGAGGAGGATGCCCCCGGCACGGTCATCGGGACCCTGGCCGAAGACCTGCATATGAAAGTGTCCGGAGACACAAGCTTCCGCCTGATGAAGCAGTTCAACAGCTCGCTGATCCGAGTGCGCGAGGGCGACGGGCAGCTGACCGTCGGGGACGCGGGCCTGGACCGAGAGCGGCTGTGCGGCCAGGCCCCTCAGTGCGTGCTGGCCTTCGACGTGGTCAGCTTCTCCCAGGAGCAGTTCCGGCTGGTGCACGTGGAGGTGTCGGTGAGGGACATCAACGACCATGCTCCGCGCTTCCCCCGGGCCCAGATTCCCGTGGAGGTGTCCGAGGGCGCGGCTGTGGGCACGCGCATCCCCCTGGAGGTGCCCGTGGACGAGGACGTGGGCGCCAACGGGCTGCAAAGCGTGCGCCTGGCAGAGCCCCACAGCCCCTTCCGCGTGGAGCTGCAGACGCGCGCGGACGGTGCCCAGTGCGCCGACTTGGTGCTGCTGCAGGAGCTGGACCGCGAGAGCCAGGCCACTTACAGCCTGGGGCTGGTGGCCCAGGACGGCGGCCGCCCGCCGCGCTCCGCCACGGCCGCCCTCAGCGTGCGCGTGCTGGACGCCAACGACCACAGCCCGGCCTTCCCGCAGGGTGCCGTGGCGGAAGTGGAGCTGGCTGAGGACGCGCCGGTGGGCTCGCTCCTGCTAGACCTGGACGCGGCGGACCCCGACGAGGGCCCCAACGGCGACGTGGTGTTCGCCTTCGGGGCCCGCACCCCGCCCGAGGCGCGCCGCCTCTTCCGCCTGGACCCGCGCTCCGGCCGCCTCACCCTGGCGGGGCCCGTGGACTACGAGCGCCAGGACACTTACGAACTGGACGTGCGGGCGCAGGACCGCGGCCCCGGGCCCCGCGCCGCCACCTGCAAGGTTATCGTGCGCCTGCGCGACGTCAATGACAACGCTCCGGACATCTCCATCACCCCGCTGGCCGCCCCGGGCGCGCCTGCTGCCTCGCCcttccccgccgccgccgccgctcttGGGGGAGCGGAGGCCACCTCGTCGACCGGGCCTGGGACGCCGGAGGCGGGCGCCGTCTCGCTGGTGCCGGAGGGGGCGGCGCGCGAGAGCCTGGTGGCGCTGGTCAGCACCTCGGACAGGGACTCGGGAGCCAACGGGCAGGTGCGTTGCGCCCTCTACGGGCACGAGCACTTCCGGCTGCAGCCGGCCTACGCAGGCAGCTACCTGGTGGTGACCGCGGCGTCCCTGGACCGCGAGCGCATCTCCGAGTACAACCTGACGCTGGTGGCCGAGGACCGCGGCGCGCCCCCGCTGCGCACAGTGCGGCCCTACACGGTGCGCGTGGGCGACGAGAACGACAACGCGCCGCTCTTCACACGGCCAGTCTATGAGGTGTCAGTGCGCGAGAACAACCCGCCCGGGGCCTACTTGGCCACGGTGGCCGCCAGGGACCCGGACCTGGGCCGCAACGGCCAGGTCACCTACCGGCTGCTGGAGGCCGAGGTGGGCCGGGCTGGGGGCGCCGTGTCCACCTACGTCTCCGTGGACCCAGCGACAGGGGCCATCTACGCGCTGCGCAGCTTCGACTACGAGACGCTTCGCCAGCTCGACGTGCGCATCCAGGCGAGCGACGGGGGCTCCCCTCAGCTCTCCAGCAGTGCCCTGGTGCAAGTGCGGGTGCTGGACCAGAACGACCACGCCCCGATCCTGGTGCACCCGGCGCCCGCCAACGGTTCCCTGGAAGTGGCGGTCCCCGGGCGCACAGCGAAGGACACGGCGGTGGCGCGCGTGCAGGCCCGGGACGCAGACGAGGGTGCCAACGGGGAGCTGGCTTTCGACCTGCTGCAGCAGGAGCCGCGAGAAGCCTTCGCCATCGGCCGCCGCACCGGGGAGATCGTGCTCACCGGCGACCTCTCTCAGGAGCCGCCCGGCCGAGTCTTCCGGGCGCTGCTGGTCATATCCGACGGCGGTCGCCCCCCACTCTCCACCACCGCCACCGTCAGCTTCGTGGTGACGGCGGGCGGCGGACGCGGGCTGGCGTCGCCGGCAGGCGCGGGGAACCCGGAGCGCTCTCGCCCGCCCGGCTCGCGGCTCGCGACGTCGGGGCCGGCGCTGCAGTGGGACACGCCGCTGATCATCATCATCGTGCTGGCCGGGAGCTGCACGTTGCTGCTGGCCGCCATCATCGCCATCGCCACCACCTGCAACCGCCGCAAGAAGGAG CCCTACGGCGCCTCCCCCGGCTTCGGCAAGGAGCCGGCGCCCCCTGTGGCTGTCTGGAAGGGACATTCCTTCAACACCATCTCCGGCCGGGAAGCGGAGAAGTTCAGCGGCAAAGACAGCGGGAAAGGGGACAGTGATTTCAACGACAGCGATTCCGACATCAGCGGGGACGCTCTGAAGAAGGACCTCATCAACCACATGCAGAGCG GCTTGTGGGCCTGCACCGCGGAGTGTAAGATCCTGGGCCACTCTGACCGCTGCTGGAGCCCCTCCTGCGCTGGAGGGCCCAGTACACACGCCTCGACTCACCCCCCAGCCCAGATGTCAACCTTCTGCAAGAGCACGTCCCTGCCCCGGGATCCTCTGCGCAGAGACAGTTACTACC
- the LOC123328852 gene encoding uncharacterized protein LOC123328852, translated as MGCPVPRTVQSDRASRFPSPAAPSCWPRNAKSEEVLACIGDAAAQGRGKRDAPYRSPISSFLLHFSPSHCQLVACSLALSLLRPWRDFSERMHTKTPSRLLPEPAGLPPRPGGLLVTSGTPGISRSLLAPFPAGTDAKLADSELGGRTAASPLVTRRVPIRPGLLRGGRARNRGRGLVGGGWRGHWGPSHGEKMSPAVPVSRHLPRARPPVAGSLTPRPRPAEPPALSVQG; from the coding sequence ATGGGGTGCCCTGTGCCCCGGACCGTGCAGAGCGATCGTGCCTCTCGATTCCCTTCCCCAGCTGCCCCGTCCTGCTGGCCTAGGAACGCCAAAAGCGAAGAGGTTTTAGCATGCATCGGCGACGCAGCCGCGCAGGGACGCGGAAAGCGCGACGCCCCCTACCGGAGCCCGATTTCCAGCTTTCTCTTGCATTTTTCCCCTTCCCACTGCCAGTTGGTAGCTtgctcgctcgctctctctctgCTCCGGCCCTGGAGAGATTTCTCGGAGAGGATGCACACTAAAACCCCTTCCCGGCTTCTCCCCGAGCCCGCAGGGCTCCCACCCCGGCCTGGGGGCCTGCTGGTGACCTCTGGCACTCCCGGGATCTCGCGCTCGCTCCTCGCCCCCTTCCCGGCCGGCACGGACGCCAAGCTAGCAGATTCAGAACTCGGCGGCAGGACAGCGGCCTCTCCCCTCGTAACCCGGAGAGTTCCGATCCGCCCCGGGCTGCTGCGGGGCGGCAGAGCCAGGAACAGGGGGAGGGGGTTGGTCGGGGGCGGATGGAGAGGGCACTGGGGCCCGAGTCACGGAGAAAAGATGTCTCCAGCGGTTCCCGTGAGTAGACACTTGCCCAGAGCCCGGCCGCCAGTGGCTGGGAGCCTCACCCCACGCCCGCGCCCCGCTGAGCCCCCAGCACTCTCGGTACAGGGCTGA